A stretch of Saccharothrix texasensis DNA encodes these proteins:
- a CDS encoding pectate lyase family protein, whose amino-acid sequence MPTSSGNRRALLKVVVAAALATTAVAVPGVTPASAATTADGFASVNALGQNGTTGGAGGAVVTATTTAQLLDYIARPEPLVVQVKGTITLPTGTTDGMHQVASDKTIIGLGSDARLVGGGLTIGVPVDDDVTSPPANAVHNIIIRNLAITGATDDLINVQMFSHHIWIDHNDFSNGDDGAVDIKRGSDFVTVSWNRFHDHDKTLLLGHDDDNGAQDIGRLRVTYHHNYFDGSDQRNPRVRFGESVHVYNNYYRDNSYGVASAMNAGVVLEGNYFFSVNNPGRVDFSGDLGRMVARDNILVECNHEIELRGSVVEPRTYYSYSLNRAAEVPTVVPAGAGTGRI is encoded by the coding sequence ATGCCCACATCTTCCGGGAACCGGCGCGCCCTGCTGAAGGTCGTCGTGGCCGCCGCGCTGGCCACGACCGCGGTCGCCGTGCCGGGTGTCACGCCGGCGTCGGCCGCGACCACCGCGGACGGGTTCGCCTCGGTCAACGCACTGGGACAGAACGGCACCACCGGAGGTGCGGGCGGCGCCGTCGTCACCGCCACCACCACCGCTCAGCTCCTGGACTACATCGCCCGGCCGGAGCCGCTGGTCGTGCAGGTCAAGGGCACGATCACGCTGCCGACCGGCACCACGGACGGCATGCACCAGGTCGCCTCGGACAAGACCATCATCGGCCTCGGCTCCGACGCCCGGCTCGTCGGCGGCGGGCTCACCATCGGCGTGCCGGTGGACGACGACGTCACCTCACCACCGGCCAACGCCGTGCACAACATCATCATCCGCAACCTCGCGATCACCGGGGCCACGGACGACCTGATCAACGTGCAGATGTTCAGCCACCACATCTGGATCGACCACAACGACTTCTCCAACGGCGACGACGGCGCGGTCGACATCAAACGCGGCAGCGATTTCGTCACGGTCTCGTGGAACAGGTTCCACGACCACGACAAGACCTTGTTGCTCGGCCACGACGACGACAACGGCGCGCAGGACATCGGCCGGCTGCGGGTCACCTACCACCACAACTACTTCGACGGCTCCGACCAGCGCAACCCGCGGGTGCGGTTCGGCGAGTCGGTGCACGTCTACAACAACTACTACCGCGACAACAGCTACGGCGTGGCCTCGGCGATGAACGCGGGCGTGGTGCTGGAGGGCAACTACTTCTTCAGCGTCAACAACCCCGGCCGGGTCGACTTCAGCGGCGACCTGGGCCGGATGGTCGCCCGCGACAACATCCTCGTCGAGTGCAACCACGAGATCGAGCTGCGCGGCTCCGTGGTCGAACCCCGCACCTACTACAGCTACTCCCTCAACCGCGCCGCCGAAGTCCCCACGGTCGTGCCCGCCGGCGCGGGCACCGGCCGCATCTGA